One segment of Drosophila mauritiana strain mau12 chromosome 3R, ASM438214v1, whole genome shotgun sequence DNA contains the following:
- the LOC117144019 gene encoding seminase has product MKYIREIFSIAVLLIEVGAAQSSWWNSSASYLHGRPPVRTLNKNGIRRTSGGHAVPWLLRIVDGPTFVCGASYLSALYALTSANCMHSHRSQMESLSVELVSSDNRQDNPHNSHDPPNALIRSIIVSKDWHWPGTFMDIAVIELTNRLRGNRNNYVTLCTHPLSSYNSLSVVSYGAGPTENVRTEEIEVLNRMICDSAYGNFLLRETVACAKEFKKSSECMFSPGCPVTAGDQLCGIVAWSPACKKPALPGIFTDIHQVKRFILKAISENSKGSSHPKAKSVNVPEWHSGFWLSR; this is encoded by the coding sequence atgaaatatattcGGGAAATCTTTTCAATCGCTGTTCTCCTGATAGAAGTCGGAGCTGCACAATCTAGTTGGTGGAATTCTTCAGCCTCATACTTGCATGGCAGGCCACCAGTGAGAACACTGAACAAGAATGGAATTCGGCGGACCTCGGGTGGTCATGCGGTCCCTTGGCTGTTAAGGATAGTTGACGGACCTACTTTCGTCTGCGGAGCCTCGTACTTAAGTGCTTTGTATGCCCTCACCTCAGCAAACTGCATGCATAGTCATAGGTCACAGATGGAGTCGCTCAGTGTAGAATTGGTATCGTCGGACAACCGGCAGGATAACCCGCATAATTCGCACGATCCTCCAAACGCCCTAATCCGCAGCATAATCGTTTCGAAGGATTGGCACTGGCCCGGAACTTTTATGGATATCGCTGTCATAGAACTGACCAACCGCCTGCGTGGCAATCGGAATAATTATGTGACCCTCTGTACCCATCCGCTGAGCTCGTACAACAGCCTTTCAGTTGTGTCCTACGGCGCAGGACCCACGGAAAACGTACGAACTGAGGAGATCGAGGTGCTCAACCGAATGATCTGCGATTCGGCATACGGCAATTTCCTTCTGCGCGAAACTGTCGCCTGTGCCAAGGAATTTAAAAAGAGCTCAGAGTGCATGTTTAGCCCCGGATGTCCAGTGACTGCTGGCGATCAGCTTTGTGGTATCGTGGCCTGGAGTCCCGCCTGCAAGAAACCCGCTTTGCCCGGTATCTTCACCGATATCCACCAGGTCAAACGGTTTATTCTAAAGGCGATCAGTGAAAACTCCAAGGGCAGTAGCCATCCAAAAGCGAAATCAGTTAACGTACCCGAGTGGCACTCGGGCTTCTGGCTAAGTCGATAA